The Shewanella sp. MTB7 genome includes a window with the following:
- a CDS encoding acetate uptake transporter, which yields MSTKLANPAPLGLMGFGMTTILLNIHNAGFFPIDSMILSMGLFYGGIGQVIVGIMCFKRGDTFGTTAFTSYGLFWLTLVGLLVMPKMGLSEASPAGFMGWYLTLWGIFTAFMFVGSLRYPRAKQVVFGSLTILFFLLAARDFTGSALIGTIAGFEGIFCGASAIYFAMAQVLNAEYGRTILPVGELVVKDSKLSPADEIVTQLNAA from the coding sequence ATGTCAACTAAGCTAGCTAATCCAGCGCCTCTTGGGCTTATGGGTTTTGGTATGACCACCATACTGTTAAACATTCACAATGCGGGTTTCTTCCCTATCGATTCTATGATTTTATCTATGGGGTTATTCTATGGTGGCATTGGCCAAGTAATCGTCGGCATTATGTGCTTTAAACGTGGCGATACATTCGGCACCACAGCTTTCACTTCTTACGGCCTATTTTGGTTAACCTTGGTTGGCTTACTCGTTATGCCTAAAATGGGACTAAGCGAAGCGAGCCCTGCAGGTTTTATGGGTTGGTATTTAACTTTATGGGGGATCTTCACCGCATTTATGTTTGTAGGTTCATTACGTTACCCTCGTGCTAAGCAGGTCGTTTTTGGTTCGCTTACAATACTATTCTTCCTATTAGCAGCAAGAGATTTCACTGGTAGTGCATTAATTGGCACTATTGCTGGTTTCGAAGGTATTTTCTGTGGTGCAAGTGCTATCTATTTTGCAATGGCCCAAGTGCTAAATGCTGAATATGGCCGTACAATTTTACCTGTTGGTGAGCTTGTAGTGAAAGATAGTAAGCTATCTCCAGCTGATGAAATTGTCACTCAGTTAAACGCTGCGTAA
- a CDS encoding MFS transporter translates to MSDSKDAYADNDLREVKQLGMWASIASLSYIFWIVGGMELVERIAYYGVKASAGLYAKAPVSEGGLGISLSDYGVILAVWAMMQTFIPVFTGGISDRVGYKETIFASTIIKICGYLVMAFFPSFYGFLFGAILLAGGTGIFKPGIQGTLVLSTGRQNTSMAWGIFYQVVNIGGFLGPLVAVHMRQLSWDNVFYACAAIISLNFLFLLAYKEPGKEERLERKRKIQSGEIQQQALWKDALHELKKPVVIYYMLVFAGFWFLFNSLFDVLPIYIAEWVDTSVIVTSLFGPEGTSNGFFQFWLGLDNTGTRVMPEGMLNLNAGMIMTTCFLVAALTAKYRITTAMLAGCLLSIFAFVLIGATNAAWMVVLAIVMFSFGEMMISPKKNEFMGNIAPEGKKAMYLGFVMLPQGIGWTLEGYFGPRLYEIYASKEIFSLELLSQRGMSAQEINAIPQGEAFTTLVAYTGESAQMLTTLLYNTHDVGMAWYIIAAIGTISAVGIYLYGKWLLKLQQA, encoded by the coding sequence ATGAGCGACTCCAAAGATGCTTACGCGGATAACGATCTGCGGGAAGTGAAACAGTTAGGTATGTGGGCTTCTATTGCCAGCCTAAGTTATATTTTTTGGATTGTAGGCGGAATGGAGCTCGTTGAGCGTATTGCCTATTATGGTGTAAAGGCCAGTGCTGGCCTTTATGCTAAAGCACCAGTGTCAGAGGGAGGCTTAGGAATAAGCCTGAGCGACTACGGTGTCATTCTTGCTGTTTGGGCCATGATGCAGACCTTTATCCCAGTATTTACCGGTGGTATATCCGATAGAGTCGGATACAAAGAGACCATCTTCGCATCCACCATCATAAAAATTTGCGGCTATTTAGTCATGGCCTTCTTCCCAAGTTTCTATGGCTTTTTGTTCGGTGCCATATTACTCGCTGGAGGAACAGGGATATTCAAACCGGGTATTCAAGGTACCTTGGTACTCTCAACCGGCAGGCAAAACACCTCTATGGCCTGGGGCATTTTCTATCAAGTGGTCAATATTGGTGGTTTCTTAGGGCCACTGGTCGCTGTGCACATGCGCCAGCTATCTTGGGACAATGTCTTCTACGCCTGTGCCGCTATCATTTCACTTAACTTCCTATTTTTACTCGCCTATAAAGAACCTGGTAAGGAGGAGCGTTTAGAGCGTAAGCGTAAGATACAATCCGGTGAGATCCAGCAACAAGCACTCTGGAAAGATGCGCTCCATGAACTTAAAAAACCTGTAGTGATCTACTACATGCTGGTGTTTGCAGGATTTTGGTTCTTGTTCAACTCATTATTTGATGTCTTGCCTATTTATATTGCTGAATGGGTTGATACCAGCGTTATCGTGACTTCGCTATTTGGACCTGAAGGTACTTCGAACGGTTTCTTTCAATTCTGGTTAGGCTTAGATAATACTGGCACTAGGGTGATGCCTGAAGGCATGCTGAATCTCAATGCCGGCATGATCATGACCACCTGCTTCTTGGTGGCTGCACTCACAGCAAAATACCGCATTACTACAGCCATGTTAGCTGGATGTCTACTGAGTATTTTCGCTTTCGTATTGATTGGTGCTACCAATGCAGCTTGGATGGTTGTTCTCGCCATTGTCATGTTCTCATTTGGTGAGATGATGATCAGCCCAAAGAAGAACGAATTTATGGGTAATATTGCCCCTGAAGGCAAAAAAGCCATGTACCTTGGCTTCGTGATGCTGCCGCAAGGAATAGGTTGGACCCTAGAGGGATATTTTGGTCCTAGACTGTATGAGATTTATGCATCAAAAGAGATTTTCTCACTTGAGTTACTATCACAACGTGGCATGAGTGCCCAAGAGATAAATGCGATCCCCCAAGGAGAAGCGTTCACGACTTTAGTCGCTTACACAGGTGAATCAGCACAAATGCTCACGACCTTGTTATACAATACCCATGATGTCGGCATGGCTTGGTATATTATTGCTGCAATAGGAACAATATCAGCAGTAGGTATCTATCTGTATGGCAAATGGTTGTTGAAATTACAGCAAGCTTAA
- a CDS encoding sensor domain-containing diguanylate cyclase, producing the protein MFTDLKITHKFPVVMICFALLSALITAFIAFTIAKNEMTHSAEDKLSSLLESRSTALNTYFSVIEKDLIFHAQSPLVISAVEHFSQAWIALDKDQTQKLQNSYIPMSPFSNEQKSALNASIYDQYHGDYHPAFTNLVSTREFHDLFLFNTQGELIYTVKKEEDFATNLITGRWNKTHLSELIQQINNQPHINKHLFADFSPYEPSNNAPASFIASPVFDSNRQYIGIIAFQMPIAPLNRVMHVTAGMGKSGETYLVGPDLLMRSDSRFFLGQSILKTQVDTVSVHRALVGEAGNARIEDYRGVSVFSAFAPVNFLGTRWAIIAEIDTNEILSPVYSMNRFLMLSGAIIAIVIFFLGYLLAADISLPLVAMTHMMTQLSRNDLNIDISGSERKDEVGNMAKAMKIFKHNAIERDQLQKKLKHMAHHDTLTGLPTREYAGKQMQDYLKTLQTKGNKLVVIFADLDNFKNINDTLGHQAGDQLLKEVTVRLSDAIRDEDILARVGGDEFLVILPHVSDLSIVEHIARTMIDSLTTDFVIQDTVCKVGVSLGIAVAPDDGVDGAKLINKADKAMYLAKHRGKNNFAFTNELNSLPNEKTQTG; encoded by the coding sequence ATGTTCACAGATTTAAAGATCACCCATAAGTTTCCTGTGGTTATGATCTGCTTCGCACTGCTTTCCGCTTTAATTACTGCATTTATCGCTTTCACCATCGCAAAAAATGAGATGACACACTCTGCCGAGGATAAGCTCTCGTCATTGCTAGAGTCTAGGAGTACAGCACTAAATACTTACTTTTCAGTTATCGAAAAAGATCTGATTTTTCACGCCCAAAGTCCGCTAGTGATCTCAGCCGTCGAACATTTTTCCCAAGCTTGGATCGCACTGGATAAAGATCAGACCCAGAAACTACAAAACTCCTACATCCCCATGAGCCCCTTCTCAAATGAACAAAAAAGTGCACTCAACGCATCCATTTACGATCAATATCATGGTGACTATCACCCCGCATTCACCAACTTAGTCTCAACTCGGGAGTTTCATGATCTGTTCCTGTTTAACACTCAAGGGGAGCTTATCTATACGGTTAAGAAGGAGGAGGATTTTGCAACTAACCTGATCACAGGGCGCTGGAATAAGACACATCTAAGTGAATTAATACAACAAATTAATAATCAACCACACATAAATAAACATCTTTTTGCCGACTTCTCACCCTATGAGCCAAGTAACAATGCTCCCGCCAGCTTTATTGCATCACCGGTGTTCGACAGTAACCGCCAATATATCGGGATTATCGCCTTCCAGATGCCAATAGCCCCCCTTAATCGAGTAATGCATGTCACCGCAGGTATGGGGAAGAGCGGTGAAACCTATTTGGTGGGGCCAGACCTGTTAATGCGTAGCGACTCACGCTTCTTTTTGGGCCAAAGCATACTCAAAACCCAGGTCGACACGGTTTCGGTTCATCGCGCCCTTGTCGGAGAAGCCGGTAATGCCAGAATAGAGGACTACCGAGGTGTTTCCGTTTTTTCAGCTTTTGCGCCAGTCAATTTTCTCGGCACCCGATGGGCGATTATCGCCGAGATAGACACAAATGAGATATTAAGCCCTGTCTATTCTATGAACCGTTTTCTCATGTTAAGTGGTGCCATTATTGCCATTGTTATCTTCTTTCTCGGTTACTTATTAGCTGCTGATATTTCCCTGCCTCTCGTCGCCATGACTCATATGATGACCCAACTCTCACGTAATGATCTGAATATCGACATCTCAGGATCAGAGCGTAAAGATGAAGTGGGTAACATGGCCAAAGCCATGAAGATATTTAAACATAATGCTATCGAGCGGGATCAACTGCAAAAAAAGCTTAAACACATGGCCCACCATGACACATTAACCGGCCTGCCAACTCGTGAATATGCAGGTAAACAGATGCAAGATTATCTCAAGACCTTACAGACAAAAGGTAACAAGCTTGTGGTGATATTTGCCGACTTAGATAATTTTAAAAACATCAATGACACTTTAGGTCATCAGGCAGGAGATCAGCTCTTAAAAGAGGTAACGGTAAGATTATCTGACGCAATTAGAGATGAAGATATCCTCGCCAGGGTGGGCGGAGATGAGTTTTTGGTTATTCTTCCCCATGTTAGCGATCTCAGTATTGTCGAACATATTGCTCGCACAATGATCGACTCACTGACAACCGACTTCGTGATTCAAGACACAGTATGTAAAGTAGGCGTTAGCCTAGGCATTGCGGTTGCTCCCGATGATGGTGTTGATGGGGCAAAGCTTATCAATAAGGCTGACAAAGCCATGTATCTCGCCAAGCATAGGGGAAAGAATAACTTTGCTTTTACCAATGAGCTAAACTCACTGCCCAATGAGAAAACTCAGACGGGTTGA
- a CDS encoding valine--tRNA ligase, which translates to MEKTYNPQSIEQSLYKSWEEKGYFKPHGDESKGNYCIMIPPPNVTGSLHMGHAFQDTIMDTLTRYQRMKGKNTLWQVGTDHAGIATQMLVERKLAAEEGKTRHDLGREKFIDRIWDWKKESGGTITKQLRRLGASVDWDRERFTMDDGMSEAVQEVFVRLYEDDLIYRGKRLVNWDPALHTAISDLEVENKEKQGSMWHFRYPLANGALTADGKDYLEVATTRPETMLGDSAVAVHPDDERYASLIGKFIILPIVNRLIPIVADDYVDIEFGTGCVKITPAHDFNDYEVGKRHALPMYNILTFDAAIRSSAEVVNSDGTSNTDLDNSLPARYAGLDRFKARTAIVAEFETLGLLGKIDPHRLKVPYGDRSGVVIEPLLTDQWYVSVAPMAKTAMEAVENGDIKFVPQQYENMYNSWMRDINDWCISRQLWWGHRIPAWYDETGKVYVGRDETEVRAKHSLDDSVVLRQDNDVLDTWFSSALWTFSTLGWPKDTAELKAFHPTDVLVTGFDIIFFWVARMIMMTMHFIKDENGKPQVPFKTVYVTGLIRDEVGNKMSKSKGNVLDPLDMIDGIDLESLVAKRTGNMMQPKLAAKIEKSTRKEFADGIEPHGTDALRFTLASMASTGRDINWDMKRLDGYRSFCNKIWNASRYVLMNTEVQADDAADDAVGEALDCGQILVDGKPGEMELSIADRWIIGLFNETVKTYDEHMENYRFDLAANTIYEFTWNQFCDWYLELTKPVMQSGSEAQLRGTRHTLVTVLEKMQRLMHPMMPYLTETIWKRVQPLAGVEGDTLMLAAFPEYQADKVDVEAMEDLEWVKQVITAVRNIRAELNIAPSKPLNALLRGVSYKDRVRLEANQVFFTTLAKLESITIMSEDDVAPMSTTQLIGDMELLIPMAGLIDVAKEVARIDKLLEKAANEFARIEGKLSNQGFVAKAPAAVIEKERAKQAEYQRDMDKLTEQKAELAKLEG; encoded by the coding sequence ATGGAAAAAACATACAACCCGCAGTCTATTGAACAGTCCCTCTATAAAAGCTGGGAAGAGAAAGGTTACTTTAAGCCACACGGCGACGAGTCTAAGGGCAACTATTGCATCATGATCCCGCCACCAAATGTGACGGGTAGCCTGCACATGGGTCATGCTTTCCAAGATACCATTATGGATACCTTGACTCGCTACCAACGTATGAAGGGGAAAAACACCCTTTGGCAGGTCGGCACCGATCACGCAGGTATCGCGACTCAAATGTTAGTTGAGCGTAAGTTGGCTGCTGAAGAGGGCAAGACACGGCATGATCTTGGTCGTGAAAAGTTTATCGACCGTATTTGGGACTGGAAAAAAGAGTCCGGCGGCACCATCACTAAACAGCTACGTCGTCTTGGCGCATCTGTGGATTGGGATCGCGAACGTTTCACCATGGATGACGGTATGTCTGAAGCGGTACAAGAAGTCTTTGTCCGTCTTTATGAAGATGACCTAATCTACCGCGGTAAGCGTTTGGTTAACTGGGATCCAGCCCTGCACACAGCTATCTCAGATCTCGAAGTTGAGAACAAAGAGAAGCAAGGCAGCATGTGGCACTTCCGCTACCCACTTGCTAACGGCGCGTTAACCGCTGACGGTAAAGATTACCTAGAAGTCGCAACCACCCGTCCTGAAACCATGCTAGGTGACAGTGCTGTAGCGGTTCATCCAGATGATGAGCGTTATGCATCATTGATCGGCAAGTTTATTATTCTGCCAATCGTCAACCGTCTTATTCCAATCGTTGCCGATGATTATGTTGATATTGAATTCGGTACCGGCTGTGTGAAAATCACTCCAGCACATGACTTTAACGATTATGAAGTCGGTAAGCGTCATGCGTTGCCAATGTACAACATTTTGACCTTCGATGCGGCGATCCGCTCATCGGCTGAAGTGGTCAATAGCGATGGCACCAGCAATACAGATTTAGATAACAGCTTACCAGCGCGTTATGCAGGTCTTGATCGTTTCAAAGCTCGTACTGCTATTGTTGCAGAGTTCGAAACATTAGGCCTGCTTGGCAAAATCGATCCACACAGATTGAAAGTGCCTTATGGTGACCGTTCTGGCGTGGTCATTGAGCCACTATTGACCGACCAATGGTATGTCTCTGTTGCTCCTATGGCTAAGACTGCCATGGAAGCAGTTGAGAACGGCGACATCAAGTTTGTCCCTCAGCAGTATGAGAATATGTACAACTCGTGGATGCGTGACATTAACGACTGGTGTATCTCACGTCAGCTATGGTGGGGACATCGTATCCCAGCTTGGTACGACGAGACCGGAAAAGTGTATGTGGGCCGTGATGAAACCGAAGTGCGTGCTAAGCACAGCTTGGATGACTCAGTTGTGCTACGCCAAGACAACGACGTGCTCGACACCTGGTTCAGCTCTGCGTTGTGGACCTTCTCTACACTAGGCTGGCCAAAAGATACTGCTGAGCTTAAAGCTTTCCACCCAACCGATGTATTAGTCACTGGCTTTGATATCATCTTCTTCTGGGTTGCCCGCATGATCATGATGACCATGCATTTCATCAAAGATGAAAACGGCAAGCCACAGGTGCCATTCAAAACTGTTTACGTGACAGGTCTAATCCGTGACGAAGTCGGTAACAAGATGTCTAAGTCTAAGGGCAACGTACTTGACCCATTAGATATGATTGACGGTATCGACCTTGAATCATTAGTCGCTAAGCGTACTGGCAACATGATGCAGCCAAAGCTTGCTGCAAAAATTGAAAAGAGTACCCGTAAAGAGTTTGCCGATGGCATTGAGCCACACGGTACCGATGCGCTGCGCTTTACCTTGGCCTCTATGGCATCGACTGGCCGTGATATCAATTGGGATATGAAGCGTCTGGACGGTTACCGCAGTTTCTGTAACAAGATCTGGAACGCTTCACGTTATGTTTTGATGAACACTGAAGTGCAAGCTGATGACGCTGCAGATGATGCAGTAGGCGAAGCATTAGATTGCGGTCAGATCTTAGTTGACGGCAAACCGGGAGAAATGGAGCTATCGATTGCGGATCGCTGGATTATCGGTCTGTTCAATGAAACCGTTAAAACCTATGACGAGCACATGGAAAACTACCGTTTCGATTTAGCGGCCAACACCATCTATGAGTTCACTTGGAACCAGTTCTGTGACTGGTACTTAGAGCTGACTAAACCTGTTATGCAAAGTGGCAGTGAAGCGCAACTTCGTGGTACACGTCATACTCTAGTGACAGTACTAGAAAAGATGCAGCGTCTGATGCATCCTATGATGCCTTACCTAACAGAGACCATCTGGAAGCGTGTTCAGCCACTTGCAGGCGTTGAAGGTGACACATTAATGTTAGCCGCCTTCCCTGAATATCAAGCTGATAAAGTTGATGTAGAGGCGATGGAAGATCTTGAGTGGGTTAAGCAAGTGATCACTGCGGTACGTAACATCCGTGCAGAGCTGAACATTGCGCCATCTAAGCCACTTAATGCCCTGTTACGTGGTGTGAGCTACAAAGACAGAGTTCGTCTTGAAGCAAATCAGGTATTCTTCACTACACTGGCAAAACTAGAGTCGATCACCATCATGTCTGAAGACGATGTCGCGCCGATGTCGACCACTCAGTTGATTGGTGATATGGAGCTGTTGATCCCAATGGCTGGTCTTATCGATGTGGCTAAAGAAGTGGCTCGTATCGACAAGTTACTTGAGAAAGCCGCTAATGAGTTTGCCCGTATCGAAGGTAAGCTTTCTAATCAAGGCTTCGTGGCTAAAGCCCCTGCTGCCGTGATTGAGAAAGAGCGGGCTAAGCAAGCTGAATATCAACGTGATATGGACAAGCTAACTGAGCAAAAAGCTGAGCTTGCTAAGCTTGAGGGTTAA
- a CDS encoding DNA polymerase III subunit chi gives MPNALFYVMPPEANSPTEASEQVHRLACELAQEAFVNQQLVYIHTQDREQAYDVDELLWQFEPTAFVPHNLKGEGPTTGAPVEIGFDTLGPNKNRHLLINLADQVPSFAVNFGQIIDFVANDTGLKAIARERYRQYQSLGVVLQTQDRSKTTTNLV, from the coding sequence ATGCCAAATGCCCTATTTTATGTGATGCCACCAGAGGCCAACAGCCCCACAGAGGCAAGTGAGCAAGTACACAGATTAGCCTGTGAACTGGCACAAGAGGCTTTTGTTAATCAGCAGCTGGTTTATATCCATACTCAGGATAGAGAACAAGCCTATGACGTTGACGAACTTTTATGGCAATTTGAGCCGACCGCTTTTGTGCCCCATAACCTTAAAGGTGAAGGGCCAACAACAGGTGCTCCCGTCGAAATTGGCTTTGATACGTTAGGACCCAATAAAAATCGCCATCTTCTGATTAATCTTGCAGACCAAGTACCCTCATTTGCGGTAAACTTTGGTCAAATTATCGATTTCGTTGCCAATGATACTGGACTTAAAGCGATCGCCCGCGAACGCTATCGTCAATATCAAAGCTTGGGTGTGGTATTACAGACCCAAGATAGAAGCAAAACAACCACTAATTTAGTTTGA
- a CDS encoding DMT family transporter, which translates to MPANLLLLFAAAIWGFGFVAQSLGMEHLSPFMFNGLRFLIGAVSLLPLIVFFYRRGKIQVGDRSSLLVGSAVLGILLFIAASFQQVGLQYTTAANAGFITGLYIVLVPILGLALKHKTGMNTWLGCAVAVFGLYFLSITDDFSMGYGDALQLFGALFWAMHILAVGHFARKNSAILLAGLQFIICGLLSLLVSSGLEFTQVEHIAAAWGSLAFAGIVSVGIAYTLQVVAQKRTHPAHAAIILSLETVFAAIGGILFLGENMDSRALFGCGLMLVGMLISQVPLKYLVKTKTQKLELES; encoded by the coding sequence TTGCCGGCTAATCTACTGCTCTTATTTGCGGCCGCTATTTGGGGATTTGGTTTTGTAGCCCAAAGTTTAGGAATGGAGCATCTGTCTCCCTTTATGTTCAATGGTTTACGATTTCTTATCGGCGCTGTCAGCTTATTGCCTTTGATTGTATTTTTCTATCGTAGGGGAAAGATTCAGGTTGGGGATAGAAGCTCTTTACTTGTGGGATCGGCTGTGCTCGGAATTCTTTTGTTTATAGCTGCCTCGTTTCAACAAGTAGGCTTGCAGTATACAACAGCTGCCAATGCGGGATTTATTACTGGCTTATACATTGTTTTAGTGCCGATTTTAGGGTTAGCATTAAAGCACAAAACTGGGATGAACACTTGGCTTGGATGTGCTGTTGCAGTGTTTGGCTTGTACTTTCTCAGCATTACAGATGATTTTAGTATGGGCTATGGTGATGCACTGCAGCTTTTTGGAGCGTTATTCTGGGCTATGCATATCTTAGCGGTAGGCCATTTTGCCCGAAAAAACTCTGCTATATTGCTAGCCGGTTTACAATTTATCATCTGTGGTTTGCTTAGTTTACTCGTTTCCAGCGGATTAGAGTTCACGCAAGTTGAACATATTGCTGCAGCATGGGGCTCATTAGCCTTTGCGGGTATCGTCTCCGTTGGCATCGCTTACACCCTACAGGTTGTGGCACAAAAACGGACCCATCCGGCTCATGCGGCGATAATTTTAAGTTTGGAAACCGTATTCGCTGCAATTGGTGGCATCTTATTTCTGGGTGAAAACATGGATTCACGTGCCTTATTTGGCTGTGGTTTGATGTTAGTTGGTATGTTAATTTCTCAAGTTCCACTTAAGTATTTGGTTAAAACAAAGACGCAAAAGTTAGAGCTTGAAAGTTAA